A single window of Aspergillus puulaauensis MK2 DNA, chromosome 5, nearly complete sequence DNA harbors:
- a CDS encoding uncharacterized protein (COG:S;~EggNog:ENOG410PU29;~SECRETED:SignalP(1-32)), with protein sequence MASKTLATPLLCGILCAFAFFCVFQGIPAAQGLPAYPEDELQLLHNVTTISLPPREDLHAEHTVHYLSKRDEHSGPPQSVAQGAAKAEAKLLCYLNADTADRSTFSEDDPLDKWYSQGKYDNEEGTSITGAWIPAVMSSLKLPTKLGDKGLTEFKWIQDKPFEWNVGDSTVSYPGTEGYYEGCMSIPKGFISAEDNASPQQDKHDPVPELFRLSDVYFLEWQRQAANSRKIRGLKYFLRFHIINKDTRRIIKEATGHNVKTWPGDMFGIETDEAKALLATPNGIGVAYFLINHKPELGVKTVEKVQVWRNDDDPKWFNMLFYISQPRK encoded by the exons ATGGCCTCGAAAACTTTGGCCACGCCCCTTCTTTGTGGCATTCTCTGTGCATTCGCGTTCTTCTGTGTCTTTCAGGGCATCCCTGCTGCTCAGGGCCTTCCCGCCTATCCGGAAGATGAACTCCAGCTACTGCATAATGTGACGACCATTTCCCTTCCTCCCCGGGAAGATCTCCACGCGGAACATACAGTTCATTACCTGTCGAAGCGTGATGAGCATAGCGGACCTCCCCAAAGCGTGGCCCAGGGCGCCGCCAAAGCGGAGGCGAAATTGTTATGCTATCTGAACGCCGATACTGCGGACCGTTCAACATTTTCTGAGGATGATCCTTTGGACAAGTGGTATTCGCAAGGGAAGTACGATAATGAAGAAGGGACTTCGATAACCGGTGCATGGATCCCGGCAGTAATGAGTTCTCTGAAGCTCCCAACAAAGCTGGGAGATAAGGGCCTGACAGAATTCAAATGGATACAAGATAAGCCCTTTGAATGGAATGTTGGCGATAGCACAGTATCATATCCA GGGACAGAAGGGTATTATGAGGGCTGTATGAGTATCCCAAAAGGCTTTATATCAGCAGAAGACAACGCGAGCCCGCAACAAGACAAACATGACCCCGTCCCAGAGCTATTCAGACTATCAGACGTCTATTTCCTTGAATGGCAGAGGCAGGCTGCCAACAGCAGAAAGATTAGGGGTCTTAAGTATTTTCTTCGAttccacatcatcaacaaggaTACCAGGAGGATCATCAAGGAAGCCACGGGGCACAATGTCAAGACATGGCCAGGAGATATGTTTGGCATTGAGACCGATGAAGCCAAGGCACTTCTGGCGACTCCCAATGGGATAGGAGTGGCATACTTCCTTATCAATCACAAGCCAGAGTTGGGAGTTAAGACAGTAGAGAAAGTCCAGGTCTGGCGAAATGACGATGATCCGAAGTGGTTCAATATGCTGTTCTACATCAGCCAGCCTAGGAAATAG